A section of the Burkholderia mallei ATCC 23344 genome encodes:
- a CDS encoding cytochrome-c peroxidase yields the protein MMRRLPRYARQHRSFFVAPRAFAAAAALAAGVAACDANGPGASAAAAVAPAVPAASAASAASAASAARPAPLAQPAAPAVVDSQPQTRAQVYEAVKQMTALGRQLFFDPSLSGSGKLACASCHSPQHAFGPPNALPAQFGGDDLRQQGFRAVPTLKYLQKVPAFSEHYHESDDEGDESVDAGPTGGLTWDGRVDSGAEQARVPLTSPFEMNGTPEKVARAVRAAPYAPAFRAAFGARVLDDDRATFEAVLQALGTFEQAPDVFYPYTSKYDAYLAGRARLTRAELHGLQVFNDEKKGNCASCHVSRRGLDGSPPQFSDFGLIALGVPRNRALAVNRNPNFYDLGACGPERRDLKGRDEFCGLFRTPTLRNVALKKTFFHNGVYHSLDDVLRFYAERDTHPEKFYPVKRGVVQKFDDLPKRYWKNLNDEPPFERKRGDPPAMTDAEIRDVIAFLGTLTDGYDPRAKPAGGAR from the coding sequence ATGATGCGCCGCTTGCCGCGATACGCCCGCCAGCACCGTTCGTTCTTCGTCGCGCCGCGCGCGTTCGCGGCCGCCGCCGCGCTTGCCGCGGGCGTCGCCGCGTGTGACGCGAACGGGCCGGGCGCGAGCGCCGCCGCGGCCGTCGCGCCCGCTGTCCCAGCCGCTTCCGCTGCTTCCGCTGCCTCCGCTGCCTCCGCTGCGCGTCCCGCGCCTCTCGCGCAGCCGGCCGCGCCCGCCGTCGTCGACAGTCAGCCGCAGACGCGCGCGCAGGTGTACGAGGCGGTCAAGCAGATGACGGCGCTCGGCAGGCAGTTGTTCTTCGATCCTTCGCTGTCGGGCAGCGGCAAGCTCGCCTGCGCGTCGTGCCACAGCCCGCAGCACGCGTTCGGGCCGCCGAACGCGCTGCCCGCGCAATTCGGCGGCGACGATCTGCGCCAGCAGGGCTTTCGCGCCGTGCCGACGCTCAAATACCTGCAGAAGGTGCCCGCGTTCAGCGAGCACTATCACGAATCGGACGACGAGGGCGACGAGAGCGTCGACGCCGGCCCGACGGGCGGGCTCACGTGGGACGGCCGCGTGGACAGCGGCGCCGAGCAGGCGCGCGTGCCGCTCACGTCGCCGTTCGAGATGAACGGCACGCCCGAGAAGGTCGCGCGCGCGGTGCGGGCCGCGCCGTACGCGCCCGCGTTTCGCGCGGCGTTCGGCGCGCGCGTGCTCGACGACGACCGCGCGACGTTCGAGGCGGTGCTGCAGGCGCTCGGCACGTTCGAGCAGGCGCCCGACGTGTTCTATCCGTACACGAGCAAGTACGACGCGTACCTGGCGGGCCGCGCGCGGTTGACGCGCGCCGAGCTGCACGGGCTGCAGGTCTTCAACGACGAGAAGAAGGGCAACTGCGCGAGCTGCCACGTGAGCCGGCGCGGGCTCGACGGCTCGCCGCCGCAGTTCAGCGATTTCGGCCTGATCGCGCTCGGCGTGCCGCGCAATCGCGCGCTCGCGGTGAATCGGAATCCGAATTTTTACGACCTCGGCGCATGCGGGCCCGAGCGCCGGGACCTGAAGGGGCGCGACGAGTTCTGCGGGCTGTTCCGCACGCCGACGCTGCGTAACGTCGCGCTGAAGAAGACGTTCTTCCACAACGGCGTCTATCACTCGCTCGACGACGTGCTGCGCTTCTACGCCGAGCGCGACACGCATCCGGAAAAGTTCTATCCGGTGAAGCGCGGCGTCGTTCAGAAGTTCGACGACTTGCCGAAGCGTTACTGGAAGAACCTGAACGACGAGCCGCCGTTCGAGCGCAAGCGCGGCGATCCGCCCGCGATGACCGATGCGGAGATCCGGGACGTGATCGCGTTCCTCGGCACGCTCACCGACGGCTACGATCCGCGCGCGAAGCCGGCAGGCGGCGCGCGCTGA
- the fabV gene encoding enoyl-ACP reductase FabV: MIIKPRVRGFICVTTHPAGCAASVREQIAYVARRGPIERGPKKVLVIGASTGYGLAARIAAAFGVGAATLGVFFERAPADAKPGTAGWYNSAAFHDEAAARGLQATSVNGDAFSDEIKHKTIDAIRRDLGQVDLVVYSVAAPRRTHPKTGVTHQSTLKPIGHAVRLRGIDTDNEAIKETLLQPATPDEIADTVAVMGGEDWRMWIDALDAAGVLADGAKTTAFTYLGEQVTHDIYWNGSIGEAKKDLDRTVLALRGKLAARGGDARVSVLKAVVTQASSAIPMMPLYLSLLFKVMKARGTHEGCIEQVDGLLRDSLYSAQPHVDAEGRLRADRLELDPAVQARVLELWDQVTDDNLYTLTDFAGYKAEFLRLFGFGIDGVDYDAPVEPNVRIPNLIE, translated from the coding sequence ATGATCATCAAACCGCGCGTACGCGGCTTCATCTGCGTCACCACCCACCCCGCCGGCTGCGCGGCGAGCGTTCGCGAGCAGATCGCGTACGTCGCCCGCCGCGGCCCGATCGAGCGCGGCCCGAAGAAGGTGCTCGTGATCGGCGCGTCGACGGGCTACGGGCTCGCCGCGCGCATCGCCGCCGCGTTCGGCGTGGGCGCGGCGACGCTCGGGGTGTTCTTCGAGCGCGCGCCGGCGGACGCGAAGCCCGGCACGGCCGGCTGGTACAACAGCGCGGCGTTCCACGACGAAGCGGCCGCGCGCGGCCTCCAGGCGACGAGCGTCAACGGCGACGCGTTCTCCGACGAGATCAAGCACAAGACGATCGATGCGATCCGGCGCGATCTCGGGCAGGTGGACCTTGTCGTCTACAGCGTCGCCGCGCCGCGCAGGACGCATCCGAAAACGGGCGTCACGCATCAGTCCACGTTGAAGCCGATCGGCCACGCGGTGCGGCTGCGCGGCATCGATACGGACAACGAGGCGATCAAGGAAACGCTGCTGCAGCCGGCCACGCCCGACGAGATCGCGGACACGGTCGCCGTGATGGGCGGCGAGGACTGGCGCATGTGGATCGACGCGCTCGATGCGGCGGGAGTGCTTGCCGACGGCGCGAAGACGACCGCGTTCACGTATCTGGGCGAGCAGGTCACGCACGACATCTACTGGAACGGCTCGATCGGCGAAGCGAAGAAGGATCTCGACCGCACCGTGCTCGCGCTGCGCGGCAAGCTCGCCGCGCGCGGCGGCGACGCGCGCGTCTCGGTGCTGAAGGCGGTCGTCACGCAGGCGAGCTCCGCGATCCCGATGATGCCGCTCTACCTGTCGCTGCTCTTCAAGGTGATGAAGGCGCGCGGCACGCATGAAGGCTGCATCGAGCAGGTCGACGGCCTGTTGCGCGACAGCCTGTACAGCGCGCAGCCGCACGTCGACGCCGAAGGCCGGCTGCGCGCGGACCGCCTCGAGCTCGATCCGGCCGTGCAGGCGCGCGTGCTCGAGCTGTGGGACCAGGTGACGGACGACAATCTGTATACGCTCACCGATTTCGCCGGCTACAAGGCCGAATTCCTGCGCCTGTTCGGCTTCGGGATCGACGGCGTCGATTACGATGCGCCTGTCGAGCCGAACGTACGGATTCCGAATCTGATCGAATGA
- a CDS encoding M15 family metallopeptidase, whose product MINMRFLPRTFTPIRQCAQHSTVLFMLLSIFGAAGAQAEIRRITAAQCAAMHAESVISDDSPVQCERLRNVSFDYVNFDGRIQPGEIVVLDALAERVQTIFRTLYDMRFPLSKAAPIERYHGDDDASMRDDNTSAFNARRMTGRAEWSMHAYGVAIDVNPVQNPYVSFGEDGEARVLPASAAKTSMNRLDERPGKPARPGMAERVVDVFADNGLLRWGGYWDDPIDYQHFEVGSPALVARMVDAPPDDARRMFEQYIASYADCLARAPHASHAAARAACVADALRE is encoded by the coding sequence GTGATCAATATGCGATTTCTGCCGCGAACATTCACGCCGATTCGGCAGTGCGCGCAGCATAGCACGGTACTTTTCATGTTGCTTTCGATTTTCGGCGCGGCCGGCGCGCAGGCGGAAATCCGCCGAATCACGGCCGCGCAATGCGCGGCGATGCACGCCGAATCCGTGATAAGCGACGATTCACCGGTTCAATGCGAGCGATTGAGAAACGTGTCATTCGATTACGTGAATTTCGACGGCCGGATTCAGCCGGGCGAAATCGTCGTGCTCGATGCGCTCGCCGAACGCGTGCAGACGATTTTCCGCACGCTTTACGACATGCGCTTTCCGTTGAGCAAGGCCGCGCCGATCGAGCGCTATCACGGCGACGACGACGCGTCGATGCGCGACGACAATACGTCGGCGTTCAATGCGCGGCGCATGACGGGCCGCGCCGAGTGGTCGATGCATGCGTACGGCGTCGCGATCGACGTCAATCCCGTTCAGAACCCGTACGTATCGTTCGGCGAGGACGGCGAGGCGCGCGTGCTGCCCGCATCGGCCGCGAAGACCTCGATGAACCGGCTCGACGAGCGGCCGGGCAAGCCGGCGCGCCCGGGCATGGCCGAACGCGTCGTCGACGTGTTCGCGGACAACGGCTTGCTGCGCTGGGGCGGCTATTGGGACGATCCGATCGACTATCAGCACTTCGAGGTGGGCTCGCCCGCGCTCGTCGCGCGCATGGTCGACGCGCCGCCCGACGACGCGCGCCGGATGTTCGAGCAGTACATCGCGTCGTACGCGGACTGCCTCGCGCGCGCACCGCACGCGAGCCACGCGGCGGCACGCGCCGCATGCGTGGCCGACGCGCTGCGCGAATGA
- a CDS encoding HlyD family secretion protein, with amino-acid sequence MPDPNDAAERGNDERSEHDEPGRERARERREEADAHARDARPGDAPSGERKRPGKKPLVVLAIIVVLLLVGAFVWWFATRNQVSTDDAYTDGNAITIAPKVSGYVVALAIDDNVYVHRGDLLLVIDQRDYQAQVDAARAQLGLAQAQLDAAQVQLDIAHVQFPAQYRQAQAQIEAAQASFRQALAAYERQHAVDARATSQQAIDVADAQRLTADANVATARAQARTASLVPQQIRQAQTAVEQRRQQVLQAQAQLEAAQLALSYCEVRAPSDGWITRRNVQLGSFLQAGAALFAIVTPQLWVTANFKESQLERMRAGDRVSVSVDAYPNLELHGHVDSIQLGSGSRFSAFPPENATGNFVKIVQRVPVKIAIDGGLPRDPPLGIGLSVVPKVYLK; translated from the coding sequence ATGCCCGACCCGAACGATGCCGCCGAGCGCGGCAACGACGAACGCAGCGAGCACGACGAACCCGGCCGCGAACGCGCGCGCGAGCGCCGCGAAGAGGCCGACGCCCACGCGCGCGACGCGCGGCCCGGCGACGCGCCTTCCGGCGAGCGCAAGCGGCCCGGCAAGAAACCGCTCGTCGTGCTCGCGATCATCGTCGTGCTGCTGCTCGTCGGCGCGTTCGTCTGGTGGTTCGCGACGCGCAATCAGGTCAGCACCGACGACGCCTACACCGACGGCAACGCGATCACGATCGCGCCGAAGGTGTCCGGCTACGTCGTCGCGCTCGCGATCGACGACAACGTCTACGTCCATCGCGGCGATCTGCTGCTCGTGATCGACCAGCGCGACTATCAGGCGCAAGTCGACGCGGCGCGCGCGCAGCTCGGGCTCGCGCAGGCGCAGCTCGACGCCGCGCAGGTGCAGCTCGACATCGCGCACGTGCAGTTCCCCGCGCAATACCGGCAGGCGCAGGCGCAGATCGAGGCCGCGCAGGCGAGCTTCAGGCAGGCGCTCGCCGCGTACGAGCGGCAGCACGCGGTCGACGCGCGCGCGACATCGCAGCAGGCGATCGACGTCGCCGACGCGCAACGGCTCACCGCCGACGCGAACGTCGCGACCGCCCGCGCGCAGGCGCGCACCGCGAGCCTCGTGCCGCAGCAGATCCGGCAGGCTCAGACCGCGGTCGAGCAGCGCCGCCAGCAGGTGCTGCAGGCGCAAGCGCAGCTCGAGGCCGCCCAGCTCGCGCTGTCGTACTGCGAAGTGCGCGCGCCGTCCGACGGCTGGATCACGCGCCGCAACGTGCAGCTCGGCTCGTTCCTGCAGGCGGGCGCGGCGCTCTTCGCGATCGTCACGCCACAGTTGTGGGTGACGGCGAATTTCAAGGAATCGCAGCTCGAGCGCATGCGCGCCGGCGATCGCGTGAGCGTGTCGGTCGACGCGTATCCGAACCTCGAGCTGCACGGCCACGTCGACAGCATCCAGCTCGGCAGCGGCTCGCGCTTCTCCGCGTTTCCGCCGGAGAACGCGACCGGCAATTTCGTGAAGATCGTTCAGCGCGTGCCGGTGAAGATCGCGATCGACGGCGGCCTGCCGCGCGATCCGCCGCTCGGAATCGGGCTGTCGGTCGTGCCGAAGGTGTATCTGAAATGA
- a CDS encoding acid phosphatase yields the protein MNKHWIRVSPIALAAAIGLTACGGDDVTSPGLSAVKNVVVIYAENRSFDNLYGNFPGANGLQNVTAASAAQVDRDGTPLATLPKIWGGLTAAGVTPAVTEAMTANLPNAPFAIDDPNGFNTPMSVTTRDLVHRFYENQMQIDGGKNDKYAAWSDAGGLVMGHYTADPSKLPLWKLAQQYTLADNFFMGTFGGSFLNHQYLICACAPFYPNADKSPAASQISVVNPDGVTLTTASNSPASALSGPPKFVKSGGLTPDFYAVNTMQPPYQPSANAAPTGGDPNLADPANPSTLPPQTQQNIGDLLTSAGVSWAWYAGAWGAALQAAQSGTSGVIYGPNMTSPNFQPHHQPFNYYANQAPGSANRAQHLLDAGSNGAALIQAIDAGKLPQVTFYKPQGNLNEHPGYTDVASGDQHIADVIAHLQKSPQWNNMVVIVTYDENGGFWDHVAPPKGDRWGPGTRIPAFVISPFAKQGFVDHTQYDTASILRFITRRFALPKLAGLKQRDDALVANGFKPMGDLTNALTLSTGN from the coding sequence ATGAACAAGCATTGGATTCGCGTGAGCCCGATCGCGCTCGCGGCCGCGATCGGCCTCACCGCGTGCGGCGGGGACGACGTCACGTCGCCCGGCCTGTCCGCCGTCAAGAACGTCGTCGTGATCTATGCCGAAAACCGCAGCTTCGACAACCTGTACGGCAACTTCCCGGGCGCGAACGGCCTGCAGAACGTGACGGCCGCGAGCGCGGCGCAGGTCGACCGCGACGGCACGCCGCTCGCGACGCTGCCGAAGATCTGGGGCGGGCTGACCGCGGCGGGCGTGACGCCCGCGGTGACGGAAGCGATGACGGCGAACCTGCCGAACGCGCCGTTCGCGATCGACGATCCGAACGGCTTCAACACGCCGATGAGCGTGACGACGCGCGACCTCGTGCACCGCTTCTACGAAAACCAGATGCAGATCGACGGCGGCAAGAACGACAAGTACGCCGCGTGGAGCGATGCGGGCGGCCTCGTGATGGGCCACTACACCGCCGATCCGTCGAAGCTGCCGCTCTGGAAGCTCGCGCAGCAATACACGCTCGCCGACAACTTCTTCATGGGCACGTTCGGCGGCTCGTTCCTGAACCATCAGTACCTGATCTGCGCGTGCGCACCGTTCTATCCGAACGCCGACAAGAGCCCGGCCGCGAGCCAGATCTCGGTCGTCAATCCGGACGGCGTGACGCTCACCACCGCGTCGAACTCGCCCGCCTCCGCGCTGTCGGGCCCGCCGAAGTTCGTGAAGTCGGGCGGCCTCACGCCGGACTTCTACGCGGTCAACACGATGCAGCCGCCGTATCAGCCGAGCGCCAACGCGGCGCCGACGGGGGGCGATCCGAATCTCGCCGATCCGGCGAACCCGTCGACGCTGCCGCCGCAGACGCAGCAGAACATCGGCGATCTGCTCACGAGCGCGGGCGTTTCGTGGGCGTGGTACGCGGGCGCGTGGGGCGCGGCGCTGCAGGCCGCGCAAAGCGGCACGTCGGGCGTGATCTACGGCCCGAACATGACGTCGCCGAACTTCCAGCCGCATCACCAGCCGTTCAACTACTACGCGAACCAGGCGCCCGGCAGCGCGAACCGCGCGCAGCACCTGCTCGACGCGGGCTCGAACGGCGCGGCCCTCATCCAGGCAATCGACGCGGGCAAGCTGCCGCAGGTCACGTTCTACAAGCCGCAGGGCAACCTGAACGAGCACCCGGGCTACACGGATGTCGCCTCGGGCGACCAGCACATCGCCGACGTGATCGCGCATCTGCAGAAGAGCCCGCAGTGGAACAACATGGTCGTGATCGTCACGTACGACGAGAACGGCGGGTTCTGGGATCACGTCGCGCCGCCGAAGGGCGACCGCTGGGGTCCGGGCACGCGCATTCCGGCGTTCGTCATCTCGCCGTTCGCGAAACAGGGCTTCGTCGACCACACGCAGTACGACACCGCGTCGATCCTGCGCTTCATCACGCGCCGCTTCGCATTGCCGAAGCTCGCGGGCCTCAAGCAGCGCGACGACGCGCTCGTCGCGAACGGCTTCAAGCCGATGGGCGACCTGACGAACGCGCTCACGCTGTCGACGGGCAACTGA